A genomic region of Arachis stenosperma cultivar V10309 chromosome 9, arast.V10309.gnm1.PFL2, whole genome shotgun sequence contains the following coding sequences:
- the LOC130951317 gene encoding low-specificity L-threonine aldolase 1-like: MVTRTVDLRSDTVTKPTEAMRAAMATAEVDDDVLGYDPTAFRLETEMAKRMGKEAALFVPSGTMGNLISVLTHCDIRGSEVILGDNCHIFIYENGGISTIGGVHPRTVKNNSDGTMDLDLIEAAIRDPRGEIVYPTTRLICLENTHANSGGKCLSAEYTDQVGELAKKHDLKLHIDGARIFNSSVALGVPVDRLVRAADSVSVCLSKGIGAPVGSVIVGSKSFIAKARRLRKTLGGGMRQVGVIAAAALVALQENVGKLESDHKKARLLADGLNEMKGLRVDPVETNIVYVEIEEGLHISAGKIVKNLEERGILVMDAGPSRIRIVLHHQISASDVQYALSCFQHAVKGGQSENGN; encoded by the exons ATGGTAACCAGAACAGTGGACCTTAGATCAGACACAGTGACAAAGCCAACTGAAGCAATGAGAGCTGCCATGGCCACTGCTGAAGTCGACGACGATGTGCTCGGCTACGACCCTACCGCATTCCGCTTAGAAACCGAGATGGCGAAGAGAATGGGAAAGGAAGCAGCTCTTTTTGTGCCATCAGGGACAATGGGGAACCTCATATCTGTGCTCACACATTGCGATATTAGGGGAAGTGAGGTAATTCTTGGGGACAATTGCCATATCTTTATCTATGAGAATGGAGGGATTTCAACCATTGGTGGAGTGCATCCGAGGACGGTGAAGAATAATAGTGACGGAACCATGGACCTTGATTTGATTGAGGCTGCTATAAGGGATCCAAGGGGAGAGATAGTGTATCCAACCACTCGGCTTATTTGCTTGGAAAATACTCACGCCAA CTCTGGTGGCAAATGTCTTTCAGCTGAATATACAGATCAAGTTGGAGAGCTTGCTAAGAAGCATGATCTGAAGCTTCACATTGATGGGGCGCGTATTTTTAACTCTTCAGTT GCACTTGGGGTTCCTGTGGATAGGCTTGTCCGAGCAGCTGATTCCGTTTCG GTTTGCCTATCCAAAGGTATAGGTGCACCGGTTGGATCTGTTATTGTTGGATCAAAGAGCTTCATTGCCAAG gCTAGACGGCTGCGGAAAACCTTAGGTGGTGGAATGAGGCAGGTCGGTGTCATCGCCGCCGCAGCACTTGTTGCCTTGCAAGAAAATGTTGGAAAGCTGGAAAGTGATCACAAGAAAGCTAGACTTTTAGCTG ATGGATTAAACGAAATGAAAGGACTGAGAGTGGATCCAGTGGAGACTAATATT GTGTATGTTGAAATTGAAGAGGGTTTGCACATATCAGCAGGAAAGATAGTCAAGAACTTGGAAGAACGTGGTATCCTTGTGATGGATGCTGGCCCATCAAG AATTAGGATTGTCCTCCACCACCAAATTTCAGCAAGTGATGTGCAATATGCCTTGTCATGCTTTCAG CATGCTGTTAAGGGAGGGCAAAGTGAAAATGGCAACTAG